The following are from one region of the Phycisphaerales bacterium genome:
- the hpnE gene encoding hydroxysqualene dehydroxylase HpnE: MQPRVVVVGGGLAGIAAAVMLADHGVAVSLLESRRRLGGRAGSFDDARTGEVLDNCQHVAMGACKVYIGLLQRLGVAGKMAWTNRQTWIQPGGRRSVLRAWPLPGALAFAPSFARARFLSVADKASIGRAVRLAATADRTKLADVSFLEWLHQTRPTAQAIRRFWEPLIISACNLAPARASAEVALHVVQGAMLTGAQAARIGMPMVPLGELYDPMFGVLEDAGGSVALGSRVASIEPGRVTCADGSTFEGDAVICALDPTSANRLVSVDGSAPYEGVTFSPILGVHVRYDRAVLDVPHAVLVDGSVQWVFAKHGDGRSIHAVVSAADAWVGLGEQEISDRVVGEIAQYLPKARNARVEWARPVLERRATFAASPSFQPTRPGAGRLTDQGCFLAGDATSTGWPATMEGAVRSGRGAAAATLLEIGTPSDSTRQPSLLRGR; encoded by the coding sequence ATGCAGCCCCGGGTCGTTGTCGTTGGTGGCGGACTGGCGGGTATCGCCGCCGCGGTCATGTTGGCCGATCACGGCGTCGCCGTCTCGCTGCTGGAATCCCGCCGTCGCCTGGGAGGAAGGGCGGGCTCGTTCGATGACGCTCGAACCGGTGAAGTGCTGGACAACTGCCAGCACGTCGCGATGGGCGCGTGCAAGGTGTACATCGGCTTGCTGCAGCGACTGGGCGTGGCGGGCAAGATGGCCTGGACCAACCGACAGACCTGGATCCAGCCCGGTGGCCGGCGCAGCGTTCTCCGGGCATGGCCCCTGCCCGGCGCGCTGGCATTCGCACCATCGTTCGCTCGAGCACGCTTCCTTTCGGTCGCCGACAAGGCCAGCATTGGGCGCGCCGTTCGATTGGCGGCCACGGCGGACCGCACGAAGCTCGCGGACGTCTCGTTCCTCGAATGGCTGCATCAGACGCGTCCCACCGCCCAGGCGATCCGACGATTCTGGGAGCCGCTGATCATCAGCGCGTGCAACCTGGCGCCCGCCCGCGCCAGTGCTGAAGTCGCCTTGCACGTCGTGCAGGGCGCAATGCTCACCGGGGCGCAGGCCGCTCGGATCGGCATGCCGATGGTTCCCCTTGGAGAACTCTACGATCCCATGTTCGGCGTCCTCGAGGACGCAGGAGGCAGTGTCGCGCTCGGTTCGCGCGTCGCCTCGATCGAACCCGGACGGGTCACGTGCGCCGATGGGAGCACGTTCGAAGGCGACGCCGTGATCTGTGCCCTCGATCCCACGTCGGCCAATCGCTTGGTCTCGGTCGATGGGTCCGCGCCGTACGAGGGCGTGACGTTCAGCCCGATCCTCGGCGTACATGTTCGCTACGACCGTGCCGTGCTCGACGTCCCGCACGCCGTACTGGTGGACGGCTCGGTGCAATGGGTCTTCGCAAAACACGGCGATGGCCGGAGCATCCACGCCGTCGTCAGCGCCGCCGATGCCTGGGTCGGGCTGGGGGAACAGGAGATCTCCGATCGCGTCGTCGGGGAGATTGCCCAATACCTTCCCAAGGCTCGCAATGCCCGCGTCGAATGGGCGCGGCCAGTGCTCGAGCGACGGGCCACCTTTGCGGCTTCACCATCATTCCAGCCAACGCGCCCGGGAGCGGGGCGCCTGACCGATCAGGGCTGCTTCCTCGCGGGCGATGCAACCTCCACGGGCTGGCCGGCGACGATGGAAGGGGCTGTCCGGAGCGGGCGCGGGGCAGCTGCCGCGACATTGCTGGAAATCGGGACCCCAAGCGACAGCACGCGACAGCCATCGTTATTAAGGGGGCGTTAA
- a CDS encoding M20/M25/M40 family metallo-hydrolase: protein MIDQVLQNLERTEPQAIDRLCDWLRIASISADPAYKAQCQEAAQWAADRLGEAGLTARVLPTGTNDEPGHPCVLAKTPNADSGKGPHVLFYGHYDVQPPDPLELWETGPFDPIVKKADAKVPADHVVARGASDDKGQVAMFLEALRAWKEEGGEPAGGLRITVLLEGEEESGSENLEKFLKDYEGELKGCDFCLISDTGMISRTRPAITYGVRGLAYTQIRLHGPDKDVHSGFWGGRMPNPLNELSKVLAQMWDENRHITIDGFYDDVIEATDEERAAWKALNIDVHDMLSHIGLGPEADIGEAGFTSIEREWARPTAEINGMWGGYTGAGAKTVIPAYATAKVSFRLVADQDPDDIVKKFFTWLEGRTPPGCRWELEDMHGGHPSSVDPTSKWLDTAREAMEKSTGMEVALIKTGGSIPVAGMLKDSLGLDTVFMGFGLDDDRVHSPNEKFELPCFRMGARSHAVLIDLLRGAGA, encoded by the coding sequence ATGATCGACCAGGTCCTCCAGAATCTCGAGCGAACCGAACCGCAGGCCATTGACCGGCTGTGCGACTGGCTCCGCATTGCGAGCATCAGCGCCGATCCGGCGTACAAGGCCCAATGCCAGGAGGCGGCGCAGTGGGCTGCCGATAGGTTGGGAGAGGCGGGCCTGACCGCCCGCGTGCTGCCCACTGGCACCAATGACGAGCCGGGCCATCCGTGCGTGCTGGCCAAGACGCCCAACGCCGACTCGGGCAAAGGCCCCCACGTGCTCTTCTACGGCCACTACGACGTGCAGCCACCCGACCCGCTGGAATTGTGGGAGACCGGCCCGTTCGACCCGATCGTGAAGAAGGCCGACGCGAAGGTGCCGGCCGACCACGTCGTGGCGCGCGGGGCCAGCGACGACAAGGGCCAGGTCGCCATGTTCCTCGAAGCGCTGCGGGCCTGGAAGGAAGAGGGTGGCGAGCCGGCCGGGGGGTTGCGGATCACCGTGCTGCTGGAGGGCGAGGAGGAATCGGGCTCGGAGAACCTCGAAAAGTTTCTGAAGGACTACGAGGGCGAGCTCAAGGGCTGCGACTTCTGCCTCATCAGCGACACGGGCATGATTTCGCGCACCCGGCCGGCAATCACCTACGGCGTGCGCGGCTTGGCGTACACGCAGATCCGCCTGCACGGCCCCGACAAGGACGTGCACAGCGGCTTCTGGGGCGGGCGTATGCCCAATCCCTTGAACGAGCTCAGCAAAGTCCTCGCCCAGATGTGGGACGAGAACCGGCACATTACGATCGATGGTTTCTACGACGATGTCATCGAAGCCACAGATGAAGAGCGTGCCGCGTGGAAGGCGCTCAACATCGATGTGCACGACATGCTCAGCCACATCGGACTCGGGCCCGAGGCCGACATCGGCGAGGCGGGCTTTACCAGCATCGAGCGTGAATGGGCCCGGCCGACCGCCGAGATCAACGGCATGTGGGGCGGGTACACGGGTGCGGGCGCCAAGACAGTGATCCCCGCGTACGCGACGGCCAAGGTAAGCTTTCGCCTCGTGGCGGACCAGGACCCCGACGACATCGTCAAGAAGTTCTTCACGTGGCTGGAGGGCCGCACGCCCCCGGGCTGCCGATGGGAACTCGAAGACATGCATGGCGGGCACCCCTCCAGCGTGGATCCCACGTCGAAGTGGCTCGACACGGCGCGAGAGGCGATGGAAAAGTCCACAGGTATGGAGGTCGCGCTGATCAAGACCGGGGGTTCGATCCCGGTCGCGGGCATGCTTAAAGACAGCCTCGGACTCGACACCGTCTTCATGGGCTTCGGTCTGGACGATGACCGCGTGCACTCACCCAACGAGAAGTTCGAGCTGCCGTGCTTCCGCATGGGGGCGCGCTCGCATGCCGTGCTGATCGATCTGCTACGGGGCGCTGGGGCGTGA
- a CDS encoding phytoene/squalene synthase family protein: MAESPSQFDHISTLIDGVEADLTTSTMFCRQITAQAGSSFAVGIRLTPARCRDAMHAVYAWMRLADDIADAQAPAGQRAAMLDRFEARTEAAFSGEPGGAIWPAFARAAAEHQFKMAWFESFLQGVRTDLHTVKFETDEQLEAYCDRVAGNVGRCCVAIWGMRRQAEFDRACDLAGLRGRALQRINIARDLEEDARADRRYVPTERLSRLGAGPMDARVRDDLVREAMDMLDESGPLEGMIRKDAGPALWAMTRAYRLVARRLGQAGASPSLGGRAKLGIAAGALGRRVLAAGRLA; this comes from the coding sequence GTGGCGGAATCCCCGAGCCAGTTCGACCACATCAGCACCCTGATCGACGGGGTCGAAGCTGATCTGACCACGTCGACGATGTTCTGTCGTCAGATCACCGCGCAGGCAGGCTCGAGTTTCGCGGTGGGAATCCGCCTGACTCCCGCCCGCTGCCGTGACGCCATGCATGCCGTGTATGCCTGGATGCGCCTGGCCGACGACATCGCCGACGCTCAGGCGCCCGCCGGTCAACGCGCTGCCATGCTCGACCGATTCGAAGCGCGCACCGAGGCGGCGTTCTCCGGTGAGCCCGGAGGTGCGATCTGGCCCGCGTTTGCCAGGGCCGCAGCGGAGCACCAGTTCAAGATGGCATGGTTCGAGTCGTTCCTGCAAGGCGTTCGAACAGATCTCCATACGGTAAAGTTCGAGACCGACGAGCAACTCGAGGCCTACTGCGATCGGGTAGCCGGCAACGTCGGGCGATGCTGCGTCGCCATCTGGGGCATGCGTCGCCAAGCGGAATTCGACCGGGCCTGCGACCTGGCCGGCTTGCGCGGGCGCGCACTGCAGCGAATCAACATCGCGCGCGATCTGGAGGAAGATGCGCGGGCCGACAGGCGATACGTCCCTACGGAGCGACTCAGCAGGCTTGGTGCGGGCCCCATGGACGCACGAGTCCGGGACGACCTCGTGCGCGAAGCCATGGACATGCTCGACGAGAGCGGGCCGCTCGAAGGCATGATTCGCAAGGACGCGGGGCCGGCCTTGTGGGCGATGACCCGAGCCTACCGCCTGGTGGCTCGGCGGCTGGGGCAGGCTGGTGCGTCTCCATCCCTCGGCGGGCGCGCGAAGCTGGGCATTGCCGCCGGCGCGCTGGGTCGGCGTGTGCTCGCAGCCGGGCGGCTAGCGTAA
- a CDS encoding SOS response-associated peptidase, whose amino-acid sequence MCGRYTYKFTWRQIHEQLTAFDLALADAALQCADPPPRYNVAPTTDVPVLRAIKDKTHVFKTAQMRWWLVPSWSKEPSTKYPMFNARSEDAAKKPSFRGPFRYKRCIIPASGFYEWKKLGEKQKQPYYITRADGQVLYFAGLWDCWRDELESCAILTTSPNAEMGQLHNRMPCILEPENLWQWCDPAQKEPEAVQPLLGPAPDGILETTPVSTRVGNVRNDDPDLTEAVEPAD is encoded by the coding sequence ATGTGCGGACGATACACGTACAAGTTCACCTGGCGGCAGATCCACGAGCAGCTCACGGCGTTCGACCTTGCCCTGGCCGACGCGGCGCTGCAGTGTGCCGATCCACCGCCGCGGTACAACGTGGCCCCGACGACCGACGTGCCCGTACTGCGAGCCATCAAGGACAAAACGCACGTCTTCAAGACCGCGCAGATGCGGTGGTGGCTCGTGCCATCGTGGTCCAAGGAACCCAGCACGAAGTACCCGATGTTCAACGCGCGGAGCGAGGACGCGGCGAAGAAGCCGTCGTTCCGCGGGCCGTTCAGGTATAAGCGGTGCATCATCCCCGCCAGCGGCTTCTACGAATGGAAGAAGCTTGGAGAAAAGCAGAAGCAGCCCTACTACATCACCCGGGCCGACGGACAGGTGCTGTACTTCGCCGGCCTGTGGGACTGCTGGCGGGACGAGCTGGAATCGTGCGCAATCCTGACCACATCGCCCAACGCCGAGATGGGCCAGTTGCACAACCGCATGCCCTGCATCCTCGAACCCGAGAACCTCTGGCAGTGGTGCGACCCGGCCCAGAAAGAGCCCGAGGCCGTCCAGCCCCTGCTCGGCCCCGCGCCGGACGGCATCCTCGAGACCACGCCGGTGTCGACGCGGGTGGGCAACGTCCGCAACGACGACCCGGATCTGACCGAGGCCGTCGAGCCGGCGGACTGA
- a CDS encoding ABC transporter ATP-binding protein, which yields MTVPIIETINLTKRYGDLVALDNLNLAIDEGDCFGFIGPNGAGKTTTIKILATLLKPSSGQAQVAGHTIGYQNRLIRPLIGYVPDFMGAYEDMVVTEYLEFFAAAYDIHGKQRKTVVNDVLELTDLTYKATAEVNSLSRGMQQRLSVARVLLHDPKVLLMDEPASGLDPRARIEIRELLKELKRMGKTILISSHILHELAELCNVVGIIEQGKLLYTGTVREALGRARVGQVLHIRVTERSPEAAEVLKKLPGVKKADLVDGDDGVEIHATLDQQGAVAIADVPSILINNGFRLASFTEEAVNLETAFMRLTKGLVQ from the coding sequence GTGACCGTGCCGATCATCGAGACCATCAACCTGACCAAGCGCTACGGCGACCTCGTAGCCCTTGACAACCTCAACCTGGCCATCGACGAGGGCGATTGCTTCGGCTTCATCGGCCCGAATGGCGCGGGCAAGACCACGACGATCAAGATCCTGGCCACCCTGCTCAAGCCCAGCAGCGGCCAGGCGCAGGTCGCCGGGCACACGATCGGCTACCAGAACCGGCTCATCCGTCCATTGATTGGTTACGTGCCCGACTTCATGGGCGCGTATGAAGACATGGTCGTCACCGAGTACCTCGAGTTCTTCGCCGCCGCGTACGACATCCACGGCAAGCAGCGCAAGACGGTGGTCAACGACGTGCTCGAACTGACCGACCTGACCTACAAGGCAACCGCGGAGGTGAACAGCCTGAGCCGTGGCATGCAGCAGCGGCTGAGCGTCGCGCGGGTGCTGCTGCATGACCCCAAAGTGCTGCTGATGGACGAGCCTGCGTCAGGCCTTGACCCCCGCGCCCGCATCGAGATCCGAGAGCTGCTCAAGGAACTCAAGCGGATGGGCAAGACCATCCTGATCTCCAGCCACATCCTGCACGAGCTGGCCGAGCTGTGCAACGTCGTGGGCATCATCGAGCAGGGCAAACTGCTCTACACGGGCACCGTGCGCGAAGCGCTCGGCCGTGCCCGCGTGGGACAGGTGCTGCACATCCGCGTGACCGAGCGCAGCCCCGAGGCGGCCGAGGTGCTCAAGAAGCTGCCGGGCGTGAAGAAGGCCGACTTGGTCGACGGCGACGACGGTGTCGAGATCCACGCGACGCTGGATCAGCAAGGCGCCGTCGCCATCGCCGACGTGCCGAGCATCCTGATCAACAACGGCTTCCGGCTGGCGAGCTTCACCGAAGAAGCGGTAAACCTTGAGACGGCGTTCATGCGGTTGACGAAGGGGCTGGTGCAGTAG
- a CDS encoding prepilin-type N-terminal cleavage/methylation domain-containing protein, with amino-acid sequence MLRRQGGRLGFTLIELLVVIAIIALLIGILLPALGQARGVARQVKGASNLRSIVQSINVYANEYKDMIVGGPDTSGYDASFDVYNGIAMQTWDWMGPLAFMNGRIGPGEGVRIEGRTRDSERYRSERFDWYREQVDEYLCPANRFQAAPYPSETPFWTTGRMIGYNMSTQFTSSTKRREQGGTEPRPSQDRGNYKPYLFNVGTLYQKVAVFEGHRYAYRDVRPDYDHEMGTRDGGGGWYGGAFGGVGAVWRESKELDRTVAPGENGRRLHTSNPRDYPDMRRMAFRHGTQTDPSQVAATQVLGHLAFFDGHVELMTDADAVNPDYWFPTGTQLKDPGFFWRHTLETWPAKALNISSSDPYIVP; translated from the coding sequence ATGCTTCGAAGGCAAGGCGGGCGACTGGGGTTCACGCTGATCGAGCTGCTGGTGGTCATCGCCATCATCGCCCTGCTTATCGGCATCCTGCTTCCGGCGCTGGGCCAGGCCCGCGGCGTGGCGCGACAGGTCAAGGGCGCCAGCAACCTGCGCTCGATCGTCCAGAGCATCAACGTCTACGCCAACGAATATAAGGACATGATCGTCGGCGGCCCGGACACCAGCGGCTACGACGCGAGCTTCGACGTCTACAACGGCATCGCCATGCAGACGTGGGACTGGATGGGGCCGCTCGCGTTCATGAACGGGCGCATCGGTCCGGGCGAGGGTGTTCGCATCGAGGGGCGAACGCGCGACAGCGAACGCTATCGCTCCGAGCGCTTTGATTGGTACCGCGAGCAGGTCGATGAGTACCTGTGCCCGGCCAATCGCTTCCAGGCGGCGCCGTATCCGAGCGAAACGCCGTTCTGGACCACGGGCCGCATGATCGGCTACAACATGTCAACCCAGTTCACCTCGAGCACGAAGCGACGTGAGCAAGGCGGCACCGAGCCCCGGCCGAGCCAGGACCGAGGCAATTACAAGCCCTACCTGTTCAACGTGGGCACGCTGTATCAGAAGGTGGCCGTGTTCGAAGGACACCGCTACGCATATCGCGACGTTCGTCCCGACTATGACCACGAGATGGGCACGCGCGACGGCGGTGGGGGCTGGTACGGCGGCGCCTTCGGCGGCGTGGGCGCCGTGTGGCGGGAGAGCAAGGAACTCGATCGCACCGTCGCGCCGGGAGAGAACGGGCGGCGTCTGCACACCTCCAACCCGCGCGATTACCCGGACATGCGACGCATGGCCTTCCGCCATGGCACGCAAACCGATCCCAGCCAGGTCGCGGCAACCCAGGTGCTCGGCCACCTGGCCTTCTTCGACGGCCACGTCGAATTGATGACCGATGCGGATGCCGTGAACCCAGATTACTGGTTCCCGACCGGCACCCAGCTCAAGGATCCGGGCTTCTTCTGGCGGCACACGCTGGAAACCTGGCCCGCCAAGGCCCTCAACATCTCCTCGTCAGACCCCTACATTGTGCCCTGA
- a CDS encoding squalene/phytoene synthase family protein, producing MTGLDPARPPIEMLASFGPGCSPVAMADARAYAVAFARRASENFVVLGRLLPAELIEDFAAVYTFCRWADDLGDETDPALGPEVAPETRRQRALELLSWFRDELHAERPSHPVLVALGPTLERHRIPKGECDKLISAFEQDQRLTRYETWEQLLGYCKLSADPVGRMVLMMAGLRPPSESPDSAPAWEMSDAICTALQLTNHLQDVRRDLLDRDRVYLPSHETGLDAQTLRAWAHTPEDPRARLAFIKATRPLIHRIEELYQRGWNLPSHVPGKLGVLIGMMAAGGRATLNRIERQGCITLWKRPEVGRIGKGGIALRGLASLYFPSWRNPRASSTTSAP from the coding sequence ATGACCGGACTGGACCCAGCCCGACCACCCATCGAGATGCTGGCCTCCTTCGGCCCGGGGTGTTCCCCCGTGGCTATGGCCGACGCTCGTGCCTACGCCGTCGCCTTCGCTCGCCGGGCGAGCGAGAACTTCGTGGTGCTGGGCCGCCTGCTCCCAGCCGAACTAATCGAAGACTTCGCGGCGGTCTACACCTTCTGCCGCTGGGCCGATGATCTGGGCGACGAGACCGACCCAGCCCTGGGCCCGGAGGTCGCCCCCGAGACCAGGCGCCAGCGAGCGCTCGAACTGCTGTCTTGGTTTCGAGACGAACTCCACGCCGAACGACCGAGCCACCCGGTGCTTGTGGCGCTCGGGCCAACGCTCGAGCGCCACCGCATTCCAAAGGGCGAGTGCGACAAGCTGATCTCGGCGTTCGAACAGGACCAAAGACTCACCCGCTATGAAACCTGGGAACAACTACTGGGCTACTGCAAGCTGAGCGCCGATCCGGTCGGACGCATGGTCCTGATGATGGCCGGCCTCCGACCGCCAAGCGAGAGCCCGGACAGCGCCCCGGCATGGGAAATGAGCGACGCGATCTGCACGGCCCTGCAACTCACCAATCACCTCCAGGACGTCCGGCGAGACCTGCTCGATCGCGATCGGGTGTACCTTCCTTCCCACGAAACCGGCCTCGACGCTCAGACCCTGCGCGCCTGGGCACACACGCCCGAGGACCCGCGGGCACGGCTGGCCTTCATCAAGGCCACCAGGCCGCTGATACACCGCATCGAAGAGCTTTACCAACGTGGGTGGAATCTTCCCTCCCACGTACCGGGGAAACTCGGAGTTCTTATAGGGATGATGGCAGCAGGGGGGCGGGCGACCCTGAATCGCATCGAACGCCAGGGGTGCATCACCCTATGGAAACGGCCCGAAGTTGGCAGGATCGGCAAGGGGGGCATTGCGTTGCGTGGCCTTGCATCGCTATATTTTCCATCGTGGCGGAATCCCCGAGCCAGTTCGACCACATCAGCACCCTGA